One Polaribacter sp. KT25b DNA segment encodes these proteins:
- a CDS encoding S9 family peptidase, which produces MNISKNTIIQGKHNKPILVDVFYKETHQPKKVIIFCHGYKGFKDWGAWNMMAESFANAGFFFIKFNFSHNGGTVENPIDFPDLEAFGNNNYTKELDDLETVIDWISTNSDFKNEADNEEIALIGHSRGGGIVLLKANEDAKIKKVITLAGVCEFEKRTAKIGNLEQWKNDGVKYVENGRTKQQMPHFYQFYEDFIKNKERFNVEKATKNLKISQLILHGNADTSVLIDEAENLHKWNPKAEYQIIENANHVFNTSHPWNEKQLSKELEITVNFCVDFLK; this is translated from the coding sequence TAAGGAAACTCACCAACCTAAAAAAGTAATTATTTTTTGTCATGGTTACAAAGGATTTAAAGATTGGGGAGCTTGGAATATGATGGCAGAATCTTTTGCAAATGCAGGATTTTTCTTCATAAAATTTAATTTTTCGCACAATGGAGGAACTGTTGAAAATCCAATAGATTTTCCTGATTTAGAAGCTTTTGGTAATAATAATTACACCAAAGAATTGGATGATTTAGAAACAGTAATTGATTGGATTTCTACAAATTCTGATTTTAAAAATGAAGCAGATAATGAGGAAATTGCTTTGATTGGACATAGTAGAGGAGGAGGTATAGTGTTGTTAAAAGCCAATGAAGATGCCAAAATAAAAAAGGTAATTACACTTGCTGGAGTTTGTGAATTTGAGAAAAGAACAGCTAAAATTGGCAATTTAGAACAATGGAAAAATGACGGTGTAAAATATGTTGAAAACGGAAGAACAAAACAGCAAATGCCTCATTTTTATCAGTTTTATGAAGATTTCATCAAAAATAAAGAACGTTTTAATGTGGAAAAAGCGACTAAGAATTTAAAAATTTCGCAGTTAATACTTCATGGAAATGCTGATACTTCTGTTTTGATTGACGAAGCAGAGAATTTACATAAATGGAATCCAAAAGCTGAGTATCAAATTATTGAAAATGCAAATCATGTCTTTAATACTTCACATCCGTGGAACGAAAAACAATTATCTAAAGAATTAGAAATTACAGTAAATTTTTGTGTTGACTTTTTGAAATAA